One genomic window of Terriglobia bacterium includes the following:
- a CDS encoding peptidase translates to MRTLLLFFDGIGIGRDDPEANPFAAVGARRLSLLAGRAPDPSCSSRALDATLGVPGLPQSATGQTTLLTGVNAARLVGRHVSGVPGPSLRGVLERESLFVRLVRGGRKPTFANAYTRGHLEARRPRWSATTRMVRASGVPFRMLHEEGRRGEALFHDWAGDTKAGRALGAPAHEPGRAAKILSRLVEEHDLVLYEYFLTDVAGHRGSPADRLAQARRAEELVDAVVGSLELSSCRLVVVSDHGNLEESHHDLHTLNPVPLLAWGASAEELVRRVEGLEDLTPALAG, encoded by the coding sequence GTGCGGACGCTGCTGCTGTTCTTCGACGGGATCGGGATCGGACGGGACGACCCGGAGGCGAACCCGTTCGCCGCCGTCGGAGCGCGCCGCCTCTCCCTCCTCGCGGGACGGGCGCCCGATCCCTCCTGCTCGTCCCGGGCGCTCGACGCGACGCTGGGCGTCCCCGGCCTGCCCCAGTCGGCCACGGGGCAGACGACGCTGCTCACGGGGGTCAACGCGGCGCGGCTCGTGGGCCGGCACGTCTCGGGCGTCCCCGGCCCCTCGCTCCGCGGCGTCCTCGAGCGCGAGTCGCTGTTCGTGCGGCTCGTCCGCGGCGGGCGGAAGCCGACGTTCGCCAACGCCTACACCAGAGGCCATCTCGAGGCCAGGCGACCGCGGTGGTCGGCGACCACGCGGATGGTCCGCGCGTCGGGGGTGCCGTTCCGGATGCTGCACGAGGAGGGGCGCCGGGGCGAGGCGCTCTTCCACGACTGGGCGGGCGACACCAAGGCGGGACGCGCCCTCGGCGCCCCCGCCCACGAGCCGGGCCGCGCCGCGAAGATCCTCTCACGCCTCGTCGAGGAGCACGACCTGGTGCTCTACGAGTACTTCCTCACCGACGTCGCGGGGCATCGCGGAAGCCCCGCCGACCGGCTGGCCCAGGCGCGACGCGCCGAGGAGCTGGTGGACGCGGTGGTCGGATCGCTCGAGCTGTCCTCGTGCCGCCTCGTGGTCGTCAGCGACCACGGCAATCTCGAGGAGTCCCACCACGATCTCCACACGCTGAACCCCGTCCCGCTCCTCGCGTGGGGCGCTTCCGCGGAGGAACTGGTCCGGCGCGTCGAGGGCCTCGAGGACCTGACCCCGGCGTTGGCCGGCTAG
- a CDS encoding sigma-70 family RNA polymerase sigma factor — translation MGAEAEHADDPTRPHEESALVARLRAGDDRAYEELVRSHGAMMLAVARRILRSEEDARDAVQEGFLAAFRALGTFEEESKLGTWLHRIVVNCALMKLRSRQRRPEEPIEDLLPKYLEDGHQADPAVAWKASAEELLGRQESRDLVRASIARLPEPYRNVLLLRDIEELDTEETARLLGVTENAVKIRLHRARQALRTLLDPHLREGGPR, via the coding sequence ATGGGCGCCGAAGCGGAACACGCGGACGATCCCACCCGCCCCCACGAGGAGTCGGCGCTGGTCGCGCGGCTCCGCGCCGGCGACGACCGCGCCTACGAGGAGCTGGTCCGATCCCACGGAGCGATGATGCTCGCGGTCGCCCGCCGCATCCTGAGGAGCGAGGAGGACGCTCGCGACGCGGTGCAGGAGGGGTTCCTGGCGGCGTTCCGCGCCCTCGGCACCTTCGAGGAAGAGTCGAAGCTCGGGACCTGGCTCCACCGGATCGTCGTCAACTGCGCCCTGATGAAGCTGCGGTCGCGCCAGCGCCGTCCCGAGGAGCCGATCGAGGACCTGCTGCCGAAGTACCTCGAGGACGGCCACCAGGCCGACCCGGCCGTGGCCTGGAAGGCGTCGGCGGAGGAGCTCCTGGGACGGCAGGAGAGCCGCGACCTGGTCCGGGCGTCGATCGCGCGGCTCCCCGAGCCGTACCGAAACGTCCTCCTCCTTCGCGACATCGAAGAGCTGGACACGGAAGAGACGGCCAGGCTCCTGGGGGTGACCGAGAACGCCGTGAAGATCAGGCTCCACCGCGCGCGCCAGGCGCTCCGCACCCTGCTGGATCCGCACCTGCGAGAAGGCGGTCCGCGATGA